In Amycolatopsis sp. EV170708-02-1, the following are encoded in one genomic region:
- a CDS encoding type I polyketide synthase produces the protein MTWGAGPISPVAVVGIDCRFPGAPDKNAFWEMLLKGDHGITEIPADRWDAEAFYSAEGKPGTMNTTMAGFLSDPESFDHEFFGIAPHDALEMDPQQGLLLQASWRAVEDAAIDPASLAGSRTSVHVGIMSSEWAVLNMADYAEITPQRGTGNGYHMAANRISYHLDLKGPSVAVDTACSSSLVAVHLAIAALSAGDCDLAIAAGVNIILTPALSIFYTQAGLSAPDGECKPFSAKANGIGRGEGVGVVVLRRLSDAIAHKQPIYAVIEGSAVSHDGRSNGVTAPNRWSQQQVIGNAYARAGVRPAEVNFVEAHGTGTTLGDMIEVQALGAVHAGEREQPCALGSVKGNIGHTEGAAGIAGLIKTCLALDRRVLPPSRHSDNENPDLRLDQHGLWLARLPMRLPAEGTVRGAVSSFGLGGTNSHLVLATPPAADRGPERGGVGVLTVSANTIRALQRNLATLAEMIDREPSERLPQICHSTNLVKTSLKHRWALPAWNREKLKAELRAQIGDPRMPVGSGYATPKVIFLFTGPGAQYPRMTRALYDNLPAYRDRFDEVDSAMRPYFGRSIASVVIDDMYPDSVSIDDPGLAQPASFAVGYALGATLRDLGVWPEAMLGYSIGEYAAACLAGFCPCPPPAKSSSRSPRRSRD, from the coding sequence ATGACCTGGGGAGCCGGACCGATCAGTCCCGTGGCCGTGGTCGGCATCGATTGCCGATTCCCCGGAGCGCCGGACAAGAACGCCTTTTGGGAGATGCTACTCAAAGGCGATCACGGAATCACCGAGATACCCGCCGATCGGTGGGACGCCGAGGCGTTCTATTCCGCCGAAGGTAAACCGGGAACCATGAACACCACGATGGCGGGCTTTCTCAGCGACCCGGAGTCCTTCGATCACGAATTCTTCGGTATCGCACCGCACGACGCGCTCGAAATGGACCCTCAGCAGGGCCTCCTCCTCCAGGCGAGCTGGCGTGCCGTCGAGGACGCCGCCATCGACCCGGCGTCGCTGGCAGGCAGCCGGACGAGTGTCCACGTCGGAATCATGTCCAGCGAATGGGCCGTGCTGAACATGGCGGATTACGCGGAGATCACCCCGCAACGGGGTACGGGCAACGGCTATCACATGGCGGCGAACCGTATTTCCTACCACCTCGATCTCAAGGGACCGAGTGTGGCGGTGGACACCGCCTGCTCGTCGTCCCTCGTGGCCGTACACCTCGCCATCGCCGCGTTGTCCGCGGGCGACTGCGACCTCGCGATCGCGGCGGGCGTCAACATCATCCTCACCCCCGCGCTTTCGATCTTCTACACGCAGGCGGGCCTGTCCGCCCCGGACGGCGAGTGCAAGCCGTTCAGTGCCAAGGCGAACGGGATCGGCCGCGGCGAGGGCGTCGGTGTGGTCGTGTTGCGGCGCCTGAGCGACGCCATAGCCCACAAGCAGCCCATCTACGCGGTGATCGAAGGATCGGCGGTCAGCCACGACGGCCGGAGCAATGGCGTGACCGCCCCGAACAGGTGGTCGCAACAACAGGTCATCGGAAACGCCTACGCCCGGGCCGGCGTGAGGCCCGCCGAGGTCAATTTCGTCGAGGCACATGGAACAGGCACAACGCTCGGCGACATGATCGAAGTCCAGGCTCTCGGCGCTGTGCACGCGGGCGAACGGGAACAGCCCTGCGCGCTCGGCTCGGTGAAGGGGAACATCGGACATACGGAAGGAGCTGCCGGCATCGCGGGGTTGATCAAGACCTGCCTCGCCTTGGATCGCCGCGTACTGCCGCCCAGCAGGCACAGTGACAACGAGAACCCCGATCTGCGCTTGGACCAGCACGGCCTGTGGCTGGCCCGGCTGCCGATGCGGTTGCCCGCCGAGGGCACGGTTCGGGGCGCGGTGAGCAGTTTCGGCTTGGGCGGTACCAATTCTCATCTGGTGCTGGCGACTCCCCCGGCCGCGGACCGCGGGCCGGAACGAGGCGGTGTCGGTGTGCTGACCGTCTCGGCCAACACGATCAGGGCGCTGCAACGCAACCTTGCCACCCTCGCCGAGATGATCGATCGCGAGCCGTCGGAACGCCTGCCCCAAATCTGCCACAGCACCAACCTCGTGAAGACCTCCCTCAAACACAGGTGGGCCTTGCCCGCGTGGAATCGCGAGAAACTCAAAGCCGAGCTACGCGCGCAGATAGGCGATCCGCGAATGCCGGTCGGCAGCGGGTATGCCACCCCCAAGGTGATCTTCCTGTTCACCGGACCAGGCGCCCAATACCCCCGGATGACCCGCGCGCTGTACGACAACCTTCCCGCGTACCGCGATCGGTTCGATGAGGTGGACTCGGCCATGCGCCCGTATTTCGGCCGGTCGATAGCGTCCGTGGTGATCGACGACATGTATCCCGACAGTGTCTCCATCGACGACCCCGGGCTGGCCCAGCCCGCGTCGTTCGCGGTCGGGTACGCGCTCGGCGCCACCCTCCGGGACCTCGGCGTCTGGCCGGAGGCCATGCTCGGGTACAGCATCGGCGAGTACGCCGCCGCCTGCCTCGCGGGGTTCTGCCCCTGTCCGCCGCCTGCGAAATCGTCGTCGCGCTCGCCGCGTCGATCCAGAGACTGA
- a CDS encoding acyl-CoA dehydrogenase family protein: protein METVLGNPEDRCLEFGYARLAALDHSGEFPHDVCRHLDELGLGRYYVPAPHGGLLTSYETTAHMVRMLARRDMGVAVAHAKTYLGAVCVWLAGNRSQAASLGRMITAGVPVSWGLTERDHGSDLAGGELVAEKTGTSYRLRGEKWPINNATRCGVMCVLARTDPRGGPRGFSLFLVDKSTLLGSYRCLPKVRTLGNRCADVSGIVFCDAEVPADTLIGPEGSGLETVLKGLQVTRTLCSALSLGSSDHALRIAVDFLEKNSRNGRPDIDLRRARRTIALAYADHLLSEALSVVAVRAVHTLTSELAVIAAVAKYLVPTRTEAAIARLRRFMGPAALYQEGRRRGCLGKVERDHRVVSLFDGNTVVNLHSLISMFSLLARARDKRLAPDHEGLAACCELSRPIPRAELGKLALIPRSGASFLLAAESSISQVTALANDNALLMPLATTAQRLGEALDKLWMDIAEEPLSGTDISNHLFSVAKRSALYFAGAVAIELWLRNHQEVPARRPAGRPRRAEDLLWRNGVWLHAALHRILTTTGDQRGGVATPPFDLLFDVLADQVRNEQLPSLFGFQLAEATAAGTPNSYGKVS, encoded by the coding sequence TTGGAGACGGTCCTCGGAAACCCTGAGGACCGGTGTCTGGAGTTCGGCTACGCGCGGCTCGCCGCACTCGACCACTCCGGCGAGTTCCCGCATGATGTCTGCCGCCACTTGGACGAGCTCGGTCTGGGCCGGTACTACGTTCCCGCGCCACACGGCGGACTGCTCACCAGCTATGAAACCACCGCACACATGGTGCGGATGCTGGCGAGGCGGGATATGGGAGTCGCCGTCGCGCACGCCAAGACCTACCTCGGCGCCGTCTGTGTCTGGCTTGCCGGGAACCGATCCCAAGCGGCTTCCCTCGGCCGAATGATCACCGCCGGCGTCCCGGTGTCCTGGGGCCTCACCGAACGGGACCACGGGAGCGACCTGGCAGGCGGTGAACTGGTCGCGGAGAAGACCGGCACCTCCTACCGGCTGCGAGGCGAGAAGTGGCCGATCAACAACGCGACCAGGTGCGGTGTGATGTGCGTACTGGCGCGAACCGATCCCCGGGGTGGACCGCGGGGTTTCAGCCTCTTCCTTGTCGACAAGTCAACACTGCTCGGCAGCTATCGATGTCTGCCAAAAGTGCGCACACTGGGCAATCGGTGCGCCGACGTCAGCGGAATCGTGTTCTGTGACGCCGAAGTACCGGCGGATACACTCATCGGCCCCGAGGGTTCCGGACTGGAAACCGTCCTCAAAGGACTACAGGTCACCAGGACGTTGTGTTCCGCGCTGTCCCTCGGCAGCAGCGATCACGCGCTCCGGATCGCCGTCGACTTCCTGGAGAAGAACAGCCGGAATGGGCGTCCCGACATCGATCTCCGTCGAGCGCGGAGGACCATAGCGCTCGCCTACGCGGATCACCTGCTCTCCGAGGCACTTTCCGTCGTGGCGGTTCGCGCCGTTCACACGCTCACCTCCGAACTCGCGGTGATCGCCGCCGTCGCCAAGTATCTCGTTCCCACGCGCACGGAGGCGGCGATCGCGCGCCTGCGGAGGTTCATGGGACCGGCCGCGCTTTACCAGGAAGGCCGGCGCCGGGGCTGTCTCGGCAAGGTCGAGCGCGACCATCGTGTCGTCTCGCTGTTCGACGGCAACACCGTGGTCAACCTGCATTCGCTGATCAGCATGTTCTCACTCCTCGCCCGAGCGCGTGACAAGCGGCTCGCACCGGACCACGAGGGGCTCGCGGCCTGCTGTGAGCTGTCCCGGCCGATACCGCGGGCCGAGCTCGGCAAACTGGCCCTGATACCGCGGAGCGGCGCGAGTTTTCTCCTCGCCGCGGAATCGTCGATTTCCCAGGTCACCGCGCTCGCGAACGACAACGCGCTGCTCATGCCGCTCGCCACGACAGCACAACGGCTGGGAGAGGCCTTGGACAAGCTCTGGATGGACATCGCGGAGGAACCCCTGTCCGGAACGGACATCTCAAACCACCTCTTCTCTGTCGCCAAGCGCTCCGCGCTCTATTTCGCCGGAGCGGTCGCGATCGAACTGTGGTTGCGAAACCATCAGGAGGTCCCGGCCCGGCGACCCGCGGGACGTCCGAGGCGTGCCGAGGATCTGTTGTGGCGTAACGGTGTCTGGCTTCATGCCGCGCTCCACCGGATCCTGACCACGACCGGCGACCAGCGCGGCGGCGTCGCCACCCCGCCGTTCGATCTCCTCTTCGACGTCCTGGCCGACCAGGTGAGGAATGAACAACTCCCGTCGCTCTTCGGTTTCCAGCTCGCCGAGGCGACGGCCGCAGGCACGCCGAACAGTTACGGCAAGGTGTCATGA
- a CDS encoding HAD family hydrolase: MTTTTAPQLLGKCPAPGDVRLSHLHATGELIDSYTAVPELLAGLDEAALLRAGTVLSQVHPDALLRRHPGLPEATVAITGSSTIRPMVSPLSAQLARHGFVPRIQVGGYGQYAIELRETHNELFATEPDVTVCLLDADAVFQRLRTPWTPADVRYALRQLSSHLEEITDAYQAKHTGTLVFNTVPLPWYWASQLIDHCSRALLGATWREFNAHLLTFSTNRPGVLAVDTEPLLGETGALADPRASSYANVHFSDEFFSAYAREIGHVVRSLTGRAGKCLVIDLDGTLWGGNLADDGPDGIEISEGFRGEAFHAFQTAVKQLSAQGVLVAVCSKNDEDEVLEVFKQNPELALGADDIVAMAVNWGAKPGNLAEIADKLGIDVNSLVFVDDSAAERGVVRDALPAVPVIAVDADEPALHVRRLLADRWFVTDEITQADRTRVQRYLTDRKRVKLREEVESKADYLAGLGTTVELFDAGHGNAGRVAQLTQRTNRFNLTADRLDTAAVLELIAGQDTEVIAVRCTDRFGEYGTIGAIFTRRRGPVLHIDNFVLSCRVLARDVETACLRAILRQAARAGATKVTAAFRLTGMNDKVKDFYPLNGFTADPDAEDDDTGFSHDLSTVPPNPPHLELVVRLSERLGDRAAE; this comes from the coding sequence GTGACGACGACCACCGCACCCCAGTTGCTCGGCAAGTGCCCGGCGCCCGGCGACGTCCGCCTCAGCCACCTGCACGCCACCGGAGAACTCATCGACAGCTACACCGCGGTGCCGGAACTGCTGGCGGGTTTGGACGAAGCCGCCCTGCTTCGCGCCGGAACCGTGCTGTCCCAGGTACACCCGGACGCCCTGCTCCGACGTCACCCCGGCCTTCCCGAGGCCACCGTGGCGATCACCGGCAGTTCGACCATCCGGCCGATGGTGTCGCCGTTGAGCGCCCAGCTGGCCCGGCATGGTTTCGTTCCGCGCATTCAGGTCGGCGGTTACGGCCAGTATGCGATCGAACTCAGGGAAACGCACAACGAGCTGTTCGCGACCGAACCGGACGTCACGGTGTGCCTGCTGGACGCCGACGCGGTGTTCCAGCGGCTCCGGACTCCCTGGACACCGGCGGACGTCCGGTACGCGCTGCGGCAGCTGAGCTCGCATCTCGAGGAAATCACTGACGCGTATCAGGCCAAGCACACCGGCACACTGGTCTTCAACACCGTTCCACTGCCTTGGTACTGGGCCTCCCAGCTCATCGACCACTGTTCGCGTGCGCTGCTCGGCGCCACGTGGCGGGAATTCAACGCGCATCTGCTCACGTTCTCCACGAACCGGCCCGGGGTGCTCGCCGTGGACACCGAACCGCTGCTGGGCGAGACCGGTGCCCTCGCCGATCCCCGAGCGAGCAGCTACGCCAACGTACACTTCTCGGACGAGTTCTTTTCCGCCTACGCCAGGGAAATCGGGCACGTGGTGCGGTCGCTCACCGGGCGCGCCGGCAAATGCCTCGTCATCGATCTCGACGGCACGCTGTGGGGCGGAAACCTCGCCGACGACGGACCGGACGGCATCGAAATCAGCGAAGGTTTCCGGGGTGAGGCGTTCCACGCCTTCCAGACGGCCGTGAAACAACTCAGCGCCCAGGGTGTGCTGGTCGCCGTGTGCAGCAAGAACGACGAGGACGAGGTCCTCGAGGTCTTCAAGCAGAACCCGGAACTGGCTTTGGGCGCGGACGACATCGTGGCGATGGCCGTCAACTGGGGTGCCAAGCCGGGGAACCTGGCCGAGATCGCGGACAAGCTGGGTATCGACGTGAACAGCCTCGTGTTCGTGGACGATTCGGCGGCCGAACGCGGTGTGGTCCGCGACGCCTTACCCGCGGTCCCGGTGATCGCGGTCGACGCCGACGAGCCCGCACTGCACGTTCGTCGCCTGCTCGCCGACAGGTGGTTCGTCACCGACGAGATCACCCAGGCGGATCGAACCCGCGTCCAGCGCTATCTGACCGACCGGAAACGCGTGAAGCTCCGCGAAGAGGTCGAATCGAAAGCCGACTACCTGGCAGGTCTCGGGACCACCGTGGAACTGTTCGACGCGGGTCATGGCAACGCCGGACGGGTCGCACAACTGACCCAGCGCACCAACAGGTTCAATCTCACGGCGGACCGCCTGGACACCGCGGCCGTGCTCGAGCTGATCGCCGGCCAGGACACGGAGGTGATCGCGGTCCGCTGCACCGACCGATTCGGCGAGTACGGAACGATCGGCGCGATTTTCACGCGCCGACGGGGTCCGGTGCTGCATATCGACAATTTCGTCCTGTCCTGCCGCGTCCTGGCCCGGGACGTCGAGACCGCCTGCCTGCGGGCGATCCTCCGCCAGGCGGCGCGGGCGGGTGCCACCAAGGTCACCGCCGCCTTCCGCCTGACCGGCATGAACGACAAGGTCAAGGACTTCTATCCGCTGAACGGGTTCACCGCCGATCCCGATGCCGAAGACGACGACACCGGGTTCTCGCACGACCTGAGCACGGTTCCACCGAATCCGCCTCATCTCGAACTCGTCGTGCGGCTGAGCGAACGCCTCGGCGATCGGGCGGCCGAATGA
- a CDS encoding acyltransferase domain-containing protein codes for MPRGVLPLSAACEIVVALAASIQRLTDYGATVAVEATAAQVKPHIDAEPLVAIAAYNSPRDLVISGDTDGVARVTGALREAGVVTKPILGSAALHSPLMRTVVAEFSRAADGIPAHRPIVPIASTVHGRLVTDDELDSAYWVEQLTAPVRFDAALAAVREPAPTHLIEIGPAPMPLDLIRRADPCHEPSILTPCPGGAATGHEISEVLAELYRQGLTPRWQRLYTKQQQVPWRLPPYVFDDHASSPVTTAEAPNSIVERTLAALAEVGGHSAAGLERDARLLDDLGYDSLTLIRLSARLTTILRLDGPMDLSELPQLETVEDVVSYVSARHNAS; via the coding sequence CTGCCTCGCGGGGTTCTGCCCCTGTCCGCCGCCTGCGAAATCGTCGTCGCGCTCGCCGCGTCGATCCAGAGACTGACGGACTACGGCGCCACGGTCGCCGTCGAGGCGACGGCCGCTCAAGTGAAACCGCACATCGATGCCGAACCGCTTGTCGCGATCGCCGCGTACAACAGTCCTCGCGACTTGGTCATCTCAGGTGACACCGATGGTGTCGCCCGGGTTACCGGCGCACTCCGAGAGGCCGGAGTGGTCACGAAGCCGATTCTCGGTTCCGCGGCCTTGCACTCGCCGCTGATGCGGACGGTGGTGGCCGAGTTCAGCAGGGCGGCCGACGGTATCCCCGCTCATCGTCCGATCGTCCCGATCGCGTCGACCGTGCACGGCCGTCTGGTCACCGACGACGAGCTGGACTCCGCCTACTGGGTCGAGCAGCTCACCGCCCCGGTCCGGTTCGACGCCGCGCTGGCCGCGGTGCGCGAGCCTGCTCCGACCCACCTGATCGAGATCGGTCCCGCACCGATGCCCCTCGACCTCATCCGGCGCGCCGACCCCTGCCATGAGCCGTCCATCCTCACGCCATGCCCCGGTGGGGCGGCCACCGGTCACGAGATCTCCGAGGTGCTGGCCGAGTTGTATCGCCAAGGGCTTACCCCACGCTGGCAGCGGCTGTACACCAAACAACAACAGGTACCTTGGCGGCTGCCGCCCTATGTTTTCGACGATCACGCAAGTTCGCCCGTCACGACAGCCGAGGCCCCGAATTCGATCGTCGAGCGAACGCTTGCGGCGCTGGCGGAGGTCGGCGGCCATTCGGCGGCCGGTCTGGAGAGGGACGCCCGGTTGCTCGACGACCTCGGCTACGACTCGCTCACCCTGATCCGGCTGAGCGCCCGGCTCACGACGATCCTTCGCCTCGACGGACCGATGGATCTCTCCGAACTTCCCCAGCTCGAAACCGTGGAGGACGTCGTCTCGTACGTCTCCGCGCGACACAACGCTTCCTAG
- a CDS encoding 3-oxoacyl-ACP synthase III family protein, with protein MPAAHIVSTGTALPGDVIDNEVMAGKLGISAEWIEMFIGTRKRHFAIDLETGKPTHTLADLGAQAGAQALARAGLEPEELDFVILATATPDTLMPATVNLIASRLCLNHVSTYQLQSGCAGAVQALDLARRLLDDQHRLGLVIGGDAGVKHFVADREMQGLPTAELVNYVLFGDGAGAIVVTSEAVPGAIVLRQVLNRFTGLGRAPGQIVRWFGAGDLARTESEPDPPFEEDYKAIEERVPPLAREALDEILSSTGWDRESTSYLLPPQLSGRMTSRITSDLALGQAAEISCVAETGNTGNATPFFQLDLLYDRIRPGERAVAIAIESSKWIKGAFTVEGM; from the coding sequence TTGCCTGCGGCACATATCGTGTCCACCGGAACGGCCCTGCCCGGCGACGTGATCGACAACGAGGTCATGGCCGGGAAACTCGGCATCAGCGCCGAATGGATCGAAATGTTCATCGGCACCAGGAAACGGCATTTCGCCATCGATCTGGAAACCGGCAAACCCACGCACACGCTGGCGGATCTGGGCGCGCAAGCCGGTGCGCAGGCGCTCGCCAGAGCGGGCCTCGAACCCGAAGAGCTGGACTTCGTCATTCTGGCCACGGCCACTCCCGACACGCTGATGCCCGCGACGGTGAACCTGATCGCCAGCAGGCTCTGCCTCAACCACGTTTCCACCTACCAGCTCCAGTCCGGCTGTGCCGGCGCGGTGCAGGCGCTGGATCTCGCTCGACGGTTACTCGATGACCAGCACCGCCTCGGCCTGGTCATCGGTGGCGACGCCGGCGTGAAACACTTCGTCGCCGACCGGGAAATGCAAGGCCTTCCCACCGCCGAACTCGTCAACTACGTCCTGTTCGGCGATGGCGCGGGTGCCATCGTGGTCACGTCGGAAGCCGTGCCGGGAGCGATCGTGCTGCGCCAGGTGCTCAACCGGTTCACCGGGCTCGGCCGCGCACCCGGCCAAATCGTGCGCTGGTTCGGTGCGGGAGATCTGGCCCGTACGGAGTCCGAGCCCGACCCGCCGTTCGAAGAGGACTACAAGGCGATCGAGGAGCGAGTACCGCCGCTGGCCAGGGAAGCCCTTGACGAGATCCTGTCGTCGACGGGCTGGGATCGCGAGTCGACGTCTTATCTGCTGCCACCGCAGTTGTCAGGGCGGATGACCAGCAGGATCACCTCCGATCTCGCTCTGGGGCAGGCGGCGGAGATCAGTTGCGTCGCGGAAACCGGCAATACCGGCAATGCCACTCCGTTCTTCCAGCTCGATCTGCTCTACGACCGAATCCGGCCTGGCGAACGTGCCGTCGCGATCGCGATCGAGTCCAGCAAATGGATCAAGGGCGCCTTCACCGTGGAGGGAATGTGA
- a CDS encoding 2-oxo acid dehydrogenase subunit E2, which translates to MTTIRSLPAARRHTWHFLRFVRTASPVYLDTEVDATRLLAHKHAANRRYSVVSYVMHGVSRAVAECPEANAACAGGLRPRIVNRESVDVKLALDKGIAGRRAVLSVVVPDCDLMSLDAIQDTVDRLRDTAGEEIPELRGARVLQRLPLPVGRVAFGWANRLRSRHRRMGTVAVTSLGHRPVTRFFSSGGTTLTFGLGRITDRPAVRERKLCVMPILPVSLTFDHRVIDGAAAADVLGNLKDRLETLTSRNAGGPIP; encoded by the coding sequence ATGACGACGATCCGGTCGCTGCCCGCGGCACGACGGCATACCTGGCACTTCCTCCGGTTCGTCCGCACCGCCAGCCCTGTCTATCTGGACACCGAAGTGGACGCCACGAGGTTGCTGGCGCACAAGCATGCGGCGAACCGGCGGTACTCCGTGGTGAGTTACGTGATGCACGGCGTCAGCCGTGCCGTGGCCGAGTGCCCCGAGGCCAACGCCGCCTGCGCGGGAGGTCTCCGTCCACGCATCGTGAACCGCGAGTCCGTCGATGTGAAGCTGGCCCTCGACAAGGGGATCGCCGGCCGGCGGGCGGTGCTTTCGGTGGTGGTTCCCGACTGCGATCTCATGAGCCTCGACGCGATCCAGGACACCGTGGACCGCCTCCGAGACACGGCCGGCGAAGAGATCCCCGAGCTTCGCGGCGCTCGTGTACTTCAGCGGCTCCCGTTGCCCGTCGGACGGGTCGCCTTCGGCTGGGCCAACCGGCTGCGAAGCCGCCACCGGCGGATGGGAACCGTCGCGGTCACGTCCTTGGGCCATCGGCCGGTCACCCGGTTCTTCTCCTCGGGTGGCACCACGCTGACCTTCGGACTGGGCAGGATCACCGACCGGCCGGCGGTGCGCGAGAGAAAACTGTGCGTCATGCCGATCCTCCCGGTCTCGCTCACTTTCGACCACCGCGTCATCGACGGCGCCGCAGCGGCCGACGTCCTCGGCAACCTCAAGGACCGGCTCGAAACCCTCACGAGCCGGAATGCCGGCGGGCCGATCCCCTGA
- a CDS encoding acyl-CoA dehydrogenase family protein: MTVDLEKEFGDPYLPGNPLGYNAIIEADERGEVFEAGEELLDSLSVNAEFVPQWLGGRLGSADEFIRRLRPVFRRDAALGIGYGVPTLLASLNVWLAADNDRQQDALAEKILGGSKVCLAQGTPGMYPDPAALEVTARERGNRCVLDGHAGLVFNSDRADNAVIVARTAYTENQHSRSLLLVDLTALPDESLRRSPRVRTLGLRDCHLGGLEFSMCPAPPGSLIGSARCGAGLARRSSEIGGCLTMGLSLGMLDASLFTVLRFALHRRLYGRAVSDLPHAKATIAGAFADLLIADSMVTTATRALHVLPGHSRAYAAAARYLVPLVIENAMNELSVVLGARYYLREGEHAIFGKHFRDLPSLSLVYPDRTPEEITIAAHLPAFAHAQRYPSSSAASESIFISETALPPLAHNEHPTRVQGDPLLACLEPWLDELRGEAKAATDLSTIATLLLTELDQLATHVGRAHVWQLDPANRLDGDTLAERYAILLTVTACLGIWRHNRDRRVLAGSAWIRVALRRLLGRLMPGTPPSASELDEELFTELLTRAAEETSFCLDEDQVRRTLPR; this comes from the coding sequence ATGACGGTGGATCTCGAAAAGGAGTTCGGGGATCCATACCTGCCCGGAAACCCGCTTGGGTACAACGCCATCATCGAGGCGGACGAACGAGGCGAGGTCTTCGAAGCCGGTGAGGAACTGCTCGATTCCTTGTCCGTCAACGCGGAGTTCGTGCCACAGTGGCTGGGTGGCAGGCTGGGCTCCGCGGACGAGTTCATCAGGCGCTTGCGACCGGTGTTCCGGCGAGATGCCGCACTGGGCATCGGCTACGGAGTGCCGACTCTGCTGGCGTCTCTCAACGTGTGGCTCGCGGCGGACAACGACCGGCAGCAGGATGCCCTGGCCGAGAAGATCTTGGGCGGGAGCAAGGTCTGTCTGGCTCAGGGGACACCGGGAATGTATCCGGATCCGGCCGCGCTCGAGGTCACGGCTCGTGAGCGAGGCAACCGGTGTGTCCTCGACGGGCATGCCGGTCTCGTCTTCAATTCCGACCGTGCCGACAACGCTGTCATCGTCGCGCGAACGGCCTACACCGAGAATCAGCACTCGAGGTCTCTGCTGCTCGTCGACCTGACGGCTCTTCCCGACGAGAGCCTGCGGAGATCCCCCAGGGTCCGCACCCTCGGGCTGCGAGATTGTCATCTCGGCGGCCTGGAGTTCAGCATGTGTCCCGCCCCGCCGGGCAGCCTCATCGGCTCGGCGAGATGCGGAGCCGGTCTCGCGCGTCGCTCTTCCGAGATCGGCGGCTGTCTGACCATGGGACTGTCCCTCGGCATGCTCGACGCCAGTCTTTTCACCGTCTTGCGGTTCGCGCTTCACCGGCGGCTGTACGGCCGTGCTGTCAGCGATCTCCCTCATGCCAAAGCGACCATCGCCGGCGCGTTCGCCGATCTGCTGATCGCCGACAGCATGGTCACGACGGCGACCAGGGCCCTGCACGTCCTGCCGGGCCATTCCAGGGCCTACGCGGCGGCCGCTCGGTATCTGGTTCCGCTGGTGATCGAAAACGCGATGAACGAGCTGTCAGTGGTTCTCGGCGCGAGGTATTACCTTCGCGAGGGCGAACATGCGATCTTCGGCAAACATTTCCGTGATCTTCCCTCCTTGAGCCTGGTCTATCCGGACCGCACACCCGAAGAGATCACCATCGCCGCACACCTGCCCGCCTTCGCCCACGCGCAGCGCTATCCCTCGAGTTCCGCCGCATCGGAGTCGATTTTCATTTCGGAGACGGCATTACCCCCGCTCGCGCACAACGAGCATCCGACCCGTGTGCAGGGCGATCCGCTGCTCGCTTGCCTTGAGCCTTGGCTGGACGAGTTGCGCGGTGAGGCGAAGGCGGCCACGGACCTCTCGACCATCGCCACCCTCCTGCTCACCGAATTGGACCAGCTCGCGACCCACGTCGGCCGGGCACACGTTTGGCAGCTGGATCCGGCGAACAGGTTGGACGGCGACACGCTGGCAGAGCGCTATGCGATCTTGCTGACCGTGACCGCGTGCCTGGGTATCTGGCGGCACAACCGGGATCGGCGAGTGCTGGCCGGCTCGGCCTGGATCCGGGTCGCGCTGCGCCGGCTGCTCGGCCGTCTCATGCCCGGCACCCCACCCAGCGCGAGTGAGCTGGACGAAGAGCTGTTCACCGAATTGCTCACTCGAGCGGCCGAAGAAACCAGCTTCTGCCTCGACGAAGACCAGGTCCGCCGGACGCTTCCTCGTTGA
- a CDS encoding acyl carrier protein, protein MPKIDTAAWLIQKVASYLAIEPDRIDITRPLAEYGLNSVYALTLCGEIEDHFGVPVEPTMAWDYPTVTAMSEYLRTQLVARR, encoded by the coding sequence ATGCCCAAAATCGACACGGCCGCGTGGCTCATCCAGAAGGTCGCGAGCTATCTCGCGATCGAGCCGGACCGGATCGACATCACCCGTCCACTGGCCGAATACGGACTCAACTCGGTGTACGCGCTCACCTTGTGCGGAGAAATCGAAGACCATTTCGGGGTACCGGTCGAACCGACGATGGCGTGGGACTACCCGACCGTGACGGCCATGTCCGAGTATCTGCGCACCCAACTGGTGGCACGGCGATGA